The region cagtgatcttggggttcttctttacctctctcactaaggctcttctcccacgattgctcagtttggctggacagccaggtctaggaagacttctggtggtcccaaacttcttccatttaaggattatggaggccactgtgctcttacgaaccttgagtgctgcagaaattctgttgtaaccttggtcagatctgtgccttgccataattctgtatctgagctccttggccagttcctttgacctcatgattctcatttggtcttacatgcactgtaaggtcttatatagacaggtgtgcgcctttccaaatcaagtccgatcagtttaattacacacagctggactccaatgaaggagtagaaccatctcatggaggatcacaaggaaatggacagcatgtgacttacatatgagtgtctgaatacttatgtccatgtgatatttcagtttttcttttttaataaacttgcaaaaatttctactttttttttttcttttcagcccacatggggtggagagtgtacaataatgagaaaaaaatgaacatttttgaatttaccaaatggctgcaatgaaacagtgaaaaatttaaatgggtctgaatagtttccgtacccactgtaggtgcAGCAGAGCGGTGTATGCTGGAGTGGTATAGGCAcagcagagcggtgtgtgcaggggTGGTACAGGCGcagcagagcggtgtgtgcaggggTGGTACAGGCGcagcagagcggtgtgtgcaggggTGGTGTAGGCGCAGCAGAGCGGTGTATGCCGGGGTGTTACAGGCGCAGCAGAGCGGTTATGCCAGGGTGTTACAGGCGCAGCAGAGCGGTTATGCCAGGGTGTTACAGGCGCAGCACAGCGGTGTGTGCAGGGGTGATGGTACAGGTGcagcagagcggtgtgtgcaggggTGGTGTAGGCACAGCAGAGCGGTGTATGCACAGCAGAGCGGTGTATGCCCGGGTGTTAGACTGAGCAGAGCCGGTTTATTCCCGGGCGTTACAGGCGCAGAAGAGCGGTGTGTGCAGGGGTGGTGTAGGCGCAGCAGAGCGATGTATATTGGGGTGTTACAGGCGCAGCAGACCGGTGTATGCCGGGGTGGTATAGGCACAGCAGAGCAGTGTGTGCAGGGGTGGTGTAGGCGCAGCAGAGCGGTGTATGCCGGGATGGTACAGGCGCAGCAGAGCGGTGTGTGCCGGGGTGTTACAGGCGCAGCAGAGCGGTGTATGCCGGGGTGGTATAGGCAcagcagagcggtgtgtgcaggggTGGTGTAGGCGCAGCAGAGCAGTGTATGTCGGGGTGTTACAGGCGcagcagagcggtgtgtgcaggggTGGTACAGGCGCAGAAGAGCGGTGTATATTGGGGTGTTACAGGCGCAGCAGAGCGGTGTGTGCCGGGGTATTACAGGCGCAGCAGAGCGGTGTATGCCGGGGTGTTACAGGCGcagcagagcggtgtgtgcaggggTGGTGTAGGCGCAGCAGAGCGGTGTGTGCCGGGGTGGTGTAGGCGCAGCAGAGCGGTGTACGGGCGATGCAGCTCTGGATATGACTGCAGTATTCTCAATCTCTTGTCTCCCTCTGCAGGATGATCACGGACGTGCAGCTCGCCATCTTCGCTAACATGCTGGGGGTGTCGCTCTTCCTCCTGGTCGTTCTCTACCACTATGTCGCAGTCAATAATCCAAAGAAGCAGGAGTGATGTGTGAGTGGGGGAGGGGCAGCAGGCAGTGACGCTGTGTAGTTGTCAGCACCTTTTTTACGCTCGCTGTGTTGTCGCCTTCTCTTGCTGCTTGGATGTGATGGAGTCGCCCTTCATGCAGGATGGGAGCTGGCACCTGAGAACAGTCGCTGGTTGTGGGCTTGTAGTAGCTTCCAGGACTTCTCCCCACCTGGGTGGGTCTTCATGTCGGGGCAGTATGACTGCCTGTGCATTCACTAATAAAGTCTCTTCTCTCCTCAGGTCGGATGTTCATCAGGAGGCCCCACACCCTTGGATGTGGATGAAGTCCCACCCCCTTGGCGCACATTTCCTCTATTGTACAGATATTTTCTAGATTTGATGTTTTCTTGCTGTAGATGAATAAACTCTGGACGTTGCGTCCATGACTCGTCGCCATCAGCGCAGTTTATCTGGGAGGTGGTGGGAGACGGCGGCGCCCCCAGCAGGAGCACGCTGAGACCAGCAGAGATTCTGGTGCCACCCGATAATGAGGTTTTGCAGTTCTCGGTGGCTTTTGCTTTCCATGCCCTCTAATTGCTTCCATTCACCCGGAGTCTGTCCTGGTCTCGGTGATCAGAGCTGTCCATCCATCTCGTAACCAGGACAGATTCATTGTGAGTGATGGCAAAGATCTTGGGACATGTAGTGCTTCGTGTTATCCTGAGAATTACCGTCACTGATGGGGCAATGGCCCTCTCACCAGAGTGGTGACGTTTATGAAGATGGCTTGTCTCAGGCCAGGGGATTGTATGCTGGTAGAAATTGCCGCAGGAGATGTGGAGACAGCGGACTCGCAGCAAAAAGGGATGAACTGACGGTTGGGTCACGGAATTTAGGGGGAACTTGATAGGAGCGGTCAGGTTCTGCAGGATTATTCATGGGTGGTTCCAGACATTGATAACGTGCTGCAATGATTTCACACCGGAATAAACCAAGAGCGGCGACCACAGCCTTCGTATCATATAAATACAAGATTTTATTTCGCTTTCTCCAGGACAGGGCACAGTGGGTGGAGAAATCACACATGGACAGGACCTAACAATAGCCCAGTGACAGCACAGGACTCTGCAGGGGCAGAAATTGTCCATTGCTGGGACAGGACCCAGAGCTTGCTCATTTTACAACCACAGCGTTAAAATCTCATAAAAAGTTCTCTATCAAAGTTCActtgaaaaattaaaaatactgaagACGAATCCACAGGACTGGAGAGTAGAAAACGTCACCGTGTACAAACCAGGGGACGGGTGTGAGAGTAACGTGAAGGAGGCCAAACACCGCCAGCACCAAAACCGTGATCACACAAGTGCAGAAGAAGAGGACATGACGGCACAGCCAGTGGTGACACACGAGAAAAAGGGGTATAAACATAGTGGTTCTTGGTCCAGTTTCACAATACATAGCACCATGGAAGAAATTGGTAACCGAGGAAGATCCTCAGCCCTCCGCACAGAACGACAGCACAGCCTGATACGGGGAGAGGTGAGCGCTCTCCGTAGAGACAACCGGAAAACCCTGGAACAAAGAAGGAAGAGATGAGGTTAAATGGAAATTGAGAGACTGAATGTGACTGGGCAGGCGTGGCAAAGTGACGCAGAAGGTGGCGGTGGGCAGGTGCGACAAAGTGAGGCAGAAGGTGGCGGTGGGCAGGCACAGCAAGAAAGTAAGGCAGAAATTGACAGCGGGGAGAAGATGCGAGAAAGAAAGGTGGCGATGAGCAGGCAAGAACACAAGGCGGAAGGTGACGGAGGGGTGAGCCAAATAGGGATGGTAGAATGTCAGACCAGGACGCTGTACAGTCACCTGCTCCTTAAGATCTGTGGATTGGTCACAAATGTAGAGCGGTTTTTCTGCCTTAGATCTGAGAAGTGGTAGCGAGCACACAGTCAGACTGGACGTCACTGTCGCCAAATCTGCAAAGAATATAAACACATGTCAGAGAGAACTTGTAGATTCCAATCAGCGCATTTCCTGGAACCATAGAGCACCGCGTTTCCCGTGACCGTAGCGCACCCTGTGCATGATGAGAGCACTGCGTTGCCCGTGACTGTAGCGCACCCTGTGCATGCTGAGAGCACCGCGTTGACCGTGACCGTAGCGCACCCTGTGCATGCTGAGAGCACCGCGTTGCCCGTGACCGTAGCGCACCATGTGCATGCTGAGCAATGCGTTTCCTGTGACCTTAGCTCACCATGTGCATGCTGAGCACTGCGTTTCCTGTGACCGTAGTGCACCTGTGCATGCTGAGAGCACTGCATTTCCTGTGACCGTAGCGCACTCTGTGCATGCTGAGCAATGCGTTTCCTGTGACCGTAGTGCACCTGTGCATGCTGAGAGCACTGCATTTCCTGTGACCGTAGCGCACTCTGTGCATGCTGAGCAATGCGTTTCCTGTGACCTTAGCTCACCATGTGCATGCTGAGCACTGCGTTTCCTATGACCGTAGTGCACCTGTGCATGCTGAGAGCACTGCATTTCCTGTGACCTTAGCTCACCATGTGCATGCTGAGCACTGCGTTTCCTGTGACCTTAGCTCACCATGTGCATGCTGAGCACTGCGTTTCCTGTGACCGTAGTGCACCTGTGCATGCTGAGAGCACTGCATTTCCTGTGACCGTAGCGCACTCTGTGCATGCTGAGCAATGCGTTTCCTGTGACCGTAGTGCACCTGTGCATGCTGAGAGCACTGCATTTCCTGTGACCGTAGCGCACTCTGTGCATGCTGAGCAATGCGTTTCCTGTGACCGTAGTGCACCTGTGCATGCTGAGAGCACTGCATTTCCTGTGACCGTAGCGCACTCTGTGCATGCTGAGCAATGCGTTTCCTGTGACCTTAGCTCACCATGTGCATGCTGAGCACTGCGTTTCCTGTGACCTTGGCTCACCATGTGCATGCTGAGCACTGCGTTTCCTGTGACCTTAGCTCACCATGTGCATGCTGAGCAATGCGTTTCCTGTGACCGTAGTGCACCTGTGCATGCTGAGAGCACTGCATTTCCTGTGACCGTAGCGCACTCTGTGCATGCTGAGCAATGCGTTTCCTGTGACCTTAGCTCACCATGTGCATGCTGAGCACTGCGTTTCCTGTGACCTTAGCTCACCATGTGCATGCTGAGCACTGCATTTCCTGTGACCGTAGCGCACTCTGCATGCTGAGCACCGCGTTTCCTATGACTGTGGCACACCCTGTGCATGGTCTTGAATTCCAGCGCATTTTATGCACCTGTAGTTCAGGATCTCTGTGCACAGGGCCCTTACCTGTGAGTGTGCAGTGCTTCAGCGCCTGCTCGGAGGTGTATTTCCAAACTCTGAGAATAGGAGAGTCCCGCTCGTTggtaacatggaggaggctctgggaGTGCAGGAGAGCGCCCCTCCTCACTGGGATCCGGCTGGGACGAGTACCCAAACTTTCCAGAGACCTTTGGGGAAGAATAATGCAGATGGCAGACATGCAAGAACCATGACAATGATTGGGGCTTGGTTGGACATTATGGAGGTAGAGGAGACACAACAGACACCACCAGTGAGGCTATGGACAGCTCTGAGTATAAGGGGGCAGCATGTAACCCGTGCAGGACACCATACCTGGAAAACTCTGAGGTATTATGGCCGCAGCTTTTCTGTAAATGCTAAAAAGAAAATCAAACGACAATTGTGTTACACAAGTGATCAGAAGACACAGCCGCCAGTACTGTCCCCGCCTGGCACTGCACTGTCTGTCCCGCTATGGCACCTCCGACTGGTGGGGGGTGAACCAACTACTTTCTTAGTGATTGTAAGTTCTGGCTCAGGTGGTATAAAGTCTGGAATCAGCCACGTAGCGAATTCTCCACCAGGATGTTGTGTGGATATAAACACCACGGCAGGCGTCCGGCTCTGCCGATGGCAAGGAAGGTGAGGGTCAGCCATGTTGGTTAAATCTGCTGATCCTCACAGATGGGAGCTCTATGGCAGCGGCTTCCTATTGTCTGTACACCATTGCCCACCTTCTGTACCTGTATCAGGGGGATCTGAGTGTTGGCACGGATCGCTGGTTTGTGGGGGTCTCCCTCCCGTAGACTCTTCTTCACTGATGCTGGACTTTTGGTTTTGCTGGCTGAGGTGAAGCTGCTGAATCCACTGCCTGGTGGAAGGGAAATGGGAGAAGGGGTCATCACTGACTCTCTACGACCAGGCAGTCTGCTTGCAGAAGGAAGACTAagggtacagttaggtccatatatatttggacagagacaacatttttctaattttggttatagccattaccacaatgaatttgaaacaaaacaattcagatgcagttgaagttcagactttcagctttcatttgagggtatcctcattaaaattggatgaagggtttaggagtttcagctccttaacatgtgccaccctgtttttaaagggaccaaaagtaattggacagttgactccaaggctatttcatggacaggtgtgggcaatcccttcgttatgtcattctgaattaagcagataaagggcctggagttgatttgaggtgtggtgtttgcatttggaaggttttgctgtgaagtaaacatgcggtaaaggagctctccatgcaggtgaaacaagccatccttaagctgcgaaaacagaaaaaacccatccgagaaattgctacaatattaggagtggcaaaatctagtttggtacatcctgagaaagaaagaaagcactggtgatctcatcaatgcaaaaagacctgggcgcccacggaagacaacagtggtggatgatcgcagaataatctccatggtgaagagaaaccccttcacaacagccaaccaagtgaccaacactctccaggaggtcggcgtatcaataaccaaatctaccataaagagaagactgcatgaaagtaactacagagggttcactgcacggtgcagccactcataagtgtcaagaaaaaggctaaagaacatctaaaaaagcagcacagttctggaagaacattctgtggacagatgaaaccaagatcaacctctaccagaatgatggaaagagaaaagtatggtgaaggcgtggtccagctcatgatccaaagcataccacatcatctgtaaaacccggcggaggcagtgcgatggcttgggcatgcatggctgccagtggcactgggtcactagtgttttttgatgatgtgacacaggaattaattctgaggtcttcagagccgccatactgtgtgctcagatccagccaaatgcagccaaactgattggtcgtcgtttcatactacagatggacaatgacccaaaacaaagccagagcaacccaggagtttattaaagcaaagaagtggaatattcctgaatggccaagtcagtcacctgatctcaacccaattgagcagcatttcacttgttaaagactaaacttcagacagaagggcccacaaacaaccagcaactgaaaaccaccgcagtgaaggcctggagagcatcaaaaaggaggaaacacaacgtctggtgatgtccatgaggtcaagacttcaggcagtcattgccaacaaagggttttcaaccaagtactagaaatgaacattttatttacaattatagaatctgtccaattacttttgttctctttaaaaacagggtggcacatgttaaggagctgaaactcctaaacccttcatccaattttaatgtggatcccctcaaatgaaagctgaaagtctgaacttcaactgcatttgttttgtttaaaattcattgtggtaatgtctataaccaaaattaaaaaatgttgtctctgtccaaatatatatggacctaactgtatgtgcacacgttgtggatttggctgcggattgtcCGCTGTGGAtttgcagccgttttccatgcggtttacagtaccatgtaaacctatggaaaagcaaatccGCAGTGccaatggtgtggaaaataccgtgcagaaacgctgcggatttcgcagcagtttacacctgctccttaatagaaatccacacaaaaaacgcaggaaatccgcatgtaaaacgcagtgttttacctgcggatttttcaaaaacggtgtgggaaaatctgcacacaaatccgcaacgtgggcacagcattACACGCAGCACTCAGTCCTGAAGTACCAGTCACCCACCGCAGGGATCAGGTTCAGTGGTATGATGCCGTTTGCGCATCATCAATTTACTGCGTATGGCAGAGATGGACACTCGCCTGACATGCTGAGTGACACCGGGAGGCTGTAAGATGGCTTCTGGTAGACCGTAGAGCGTGGGCTTCCCCGGCTGATCAGCGCCGCCACATGAGGGCTCTGGGTAGCGGGGATCTGATGGCTCCTGGTTGGGCTGTGGACGGCGGCCCGAAGGAGTGACTGGTGGTGCTGGCGCCGTTTCTCCTGCGCTTTAGTGTCTGTCAACAGTGGAAATTATACAAATTAGATGGATGACAGCGGTCATGACTAAGGGCTGGATCAGCAGATAACGGCTGGAGAATGTGGCCGCAGGATGGACAGCAATGGCCATGTCATTTAATCCTTCTTTGTTTCAGGTTATAGCTAAAATAGAGAAATGTATAGAGAGATCGGCTAGTAAAGAGCTCCCCAAACCCAGCGGGGTCCTGTAGTAGGAGTCACCAGTGTAAAACCTCTGCCATTACTAACGTGACATCGGCCAGTGGTGAAGAGCTGCCTGATACCAGatcggccggtggtgcagagctccctGATatcagcgcggtcctgtaataggagccaccggtgtataacctccaccaTTACTAACGTGACAGATCGGCCAGTGGTGAAGAGCTCCCTGATACCAGCacagtcctgtaataggagccaccggtgtataacctccaccaTTACTAACGTGACAGATCGGCCAGTGGTGAAGAGCTCCCTGATATCAgcacggtcctgtaataggagccaccggtgtataacctccacctCCACCATTACTAACGTGACAGATCGGCCAGTGGTGAAGAGCTCCCTGATACTAgcacg is a window of Ranitomeya variabilis isolate aRanVar5 chromosome 2, aRanVar5.hap1, whole genome shotgun sequence DNA encoding:
- the OST4 gene encoding dolichyl-diphosphooligosaccharide--protein glycosyltransferase subunit 4, whose translation is MITDVQLAIFANMLGVSLFLLVVLYHYVAVNNPKKQE